Proteins encoded in a region of the Stieleria neptunia genome:
- a CDS encoding DUF2029 domain-containing protein: protein MSEFLLYYKRPDPTTWVYLSSFLTIGLYFVFHRFWSIRNLDIVLLILLAPGLLMVHEGRRRHLREMESGEIATRGPSDTEQEPSRPRHIVPTPLRETETSDAADQPAASSSASVLVTVNANILQESASETAGTRPTINEETNLPLVTEPQALDERLEATSLDPDQAESDAELSAKGLQRSGFIMLFAVEMLILIRLMIDPLMVRRPLLDPNLTVGGLYFISICLFIFMMVNVATSTPRMSVWQGPELGPGYALMHRLPTITTRPVSQALGGEEEPTADELNQSKRSWTILAKVLAISAHLAIIVGLVLIGNRHFGNLRSGVGCALLYLMLPYTAQMTGRVDHALPAALLLWAVLNYRRPVFAGIFLGLAAGLVYYPLFLLPLWCSFYWQRGVRRFAIGVIVTLAILVMLLTFGGTDSLVDHLRRMFGLFLPTKEPRGIWGLGWDPRWRLPVIVAFGILSTLFAAWPSPKNLGTLIGCSAAVMVAVQFWHGYGGGLYIAWFLPLLLLTIFRPNLQDRVALKVVQRGRSEAVRQSGTAGGIQTV from the coding sequence ATGAGCGAGTTTCTGCTTTATTACAAGCGGCCGGACCCGACGACCTGGGTCTATCTTTCATCGTTCCTGACGATCGGGCTGTACTTCGTCTTTCACCGATTCTGGAGTATCCGCAACCTGGATATCGTCTTGCTGATTTTGCTGGCGCCGGGGTTGTTGATGGTTCACGAGGGGCGGCGGCGGCATCTCCGGGAGATGGAATCGGGTGAGATTGCGACGCGCGGTCCGTCCGATACGGAACAGGAACCGTCGCGTCCGCGGCACATCGTACCCACGCCGTTGCGGGAAACAGAGACCTCCGATGCGGCCGACCAGCCCGCTGCGTCGTCATCGGCATCGGTGCTGGTCACGGTCAACGCCAACATTCTGCAGGAGAGTGCCTCGGAAACCGCCGGCACTCGGCCGACGATCAACGAAGAAACGAACTTGCCGTTGGTCACCGAACCGCAGGCGCTGGACGAGCGGTTGGAAGCCACGTCGTTGGATCCCGATCAGGCCGAATCCGATGCCGAGCTTTCGGCCAAGGGACTGCAACGCAGCGGGTTCATCATGCTGTTTGCGGTCGAGATGCTGATTTTGATCCGCTTGATGATCGATCCGCTGATGGTGCGGCGTCCGCTGTTGGACCCCAACCTGACCGTCGGCGGGTTGTACTTTATCAGCATCTGCTTGTTTATCTTCATGATGGTCAATGTCGCCACCAGCACACCGCGAATGAGTGTCTGGCAAGGCCCGGAGTTGGGGCCGGGGTATGCGTTGATGCATCGCTTGCCGACGATCACGACGCGTCCGGTCAGCCAGGCGCTCGGCGGCGAAGAGGAGCCCACCGCGGATGAGTTGAACCAGAGCAAGCGGAGCTGGACGATTTTGGCCAAGGTGCTGGCGATTTCGGCGCACCTGGCGATCATCGTCGGCCTGGTCTTGATCGGCAATCGTCACTTCGGCAATTTGCGCAGCGGCGTCGGATGTGCGTTGCTGTATTTGATGCTTCCCTACACGGCCCAGATGACCGGCCGTGTGGATCATGCGCTGCCGGCGGCGTTGTTGTTGTGGGCGGTGCTCAATTATCGACGCCCGGTGTTTGCCGGGATCTTTCTGGGGCTGGCGGCCGGTCTGGTCTATTACCCGCTGTTCTTGTTGCCGCTGTGGTGCAGTTTTTACTGGCAGCGCGGCGTCCGCCGGTTCGCCATCGGCGTGATCGTGACGCTGGCGATTCTGGTCATGCTGTTGACCTTCGGCGGCACCGATTCGCTGGTCGACCATCTGCGTCGCATGTTCGGGTTGTTTTTGCCGACGAAGGAGCCTCGGGGGATCTGGGGGCTGGGCTGGGACCCTCGCTGGCGGTTGCCGGTGATCGTCGCGTTCGGCATTCTCAGCACGCTGTTCGCGGCCTGGCCGTCGCCGAAAAACCTGGGCACCCTGATCGGTTGTTCGGCCGCGGTGATGGTTGCGGTTCAGTTTTGGCATGGATACGGCGGCGGGCTGTACATCGCGTGGTTCCTGCCGTTGCTCTTGCTGACAATCTTCCGGCCGAATTTGCAGGATCGGGTTGCGTTGAAGGTCGTCCAGCGGGGACGATCCGAGGCGGTGCGGCAATCAGGGACAGCCGGCGGAATCCAGACGGTTTAG
- a CDS encoding MutS family DNA mismatch repair protein has product MVDSPQTQAMAEPAADRYQSLLQASAERLEGLRSRDARFAMIRLALFGAAVAVLAVTYFGHLGTPGWIVGFGLLGGFLVAAILNEPIRDAMAEQAQANKVTERLLARTRRDWDALDWKTTRAKLKTVELEEHQKDVADDLDLLGKSSLFQFVSMVGTTIGVRTLANWLTGVADASVASGRSAAVRRLAPRREERFRFYSLAAHVGEGTGDPDEFIRWSQRDSWLEKNRWLPVWANTSAVAATVSVLVLIASRIGVVPTSVAQIALAVAIGLVVINAVITTVMLGPVHQIFSIAMASRQSVDAYRELFSAAEWLEGEADGRSKGHSPGDRLGHLHHVLLDDPEQSARLGMHALARVASLGSLRSSASTFLLYLPLQALALWDIRVLQKLEAWQKTYSESVPRWFDAFGELEALMSLAAVYDENPDWVFPDWTDAGADELQSAVFRSVGLGHPLLPNDSRVCNDVTVGPAGTVLLVTGSNMSGKSTMLRSVGLNVALAGAGAPVCATALSLPSTELATSIRVRDNLAEGVSFYMAELHRLKGVVDRARAMASNKGCVSLFLLDEILQGTNSRERQIAVTQVLRHLIECGAIGAISTHDLELADEPELQAVSEIVHFRETITPDASGNEQMTFDYQMHSGVSPTTNALRLLEIVGLGSSD; this is encoded by the coding sequence ATGGTTGATTCTCCACAGACCCAGGCGATGGCAGAGCCCGCCGCGGACCGCTACCAAAGCCTTCTGCAGGCGTCGGCCGAGCGACTGGAAGGACTCCGCTCACGGGACGCCCGGTTTGCGATGATCCGCTTGGCGTTATTCGGCGCCGCGGTGGCCGTGCTCGCAGTCACGTACTTCGGCCACCTCGGGACACCGGGCTGGATCGTCGGGTTTGGCCTGCTGGGCGGCTTTCTGGTCGCGGCGATCTTGAATGAACCGATTCGCGACGCGATGGCCGAACAGGCGCAGGCCAACAAGGTGACCGAGCGACTGTTGGCGCGGACCCGCCGGGACTGGGACGCGTTGGATTGGAAAACGACGCGGGCGAAACTGAAGACCGTCGAGTTGGAAGAACACCAAAAAGACGTCGCCGATGATCTGGATCTGCTCGGCAAAAGTTCGCTGTTCCAATTCGTCTCGATGGTTGGGACGACGATCGGAGTCCGCACGTTGGCGAATTGGTTGACCGGCGTCGCCGACGCAAGCGTCGCGAGTGGCCGCAGCGCGGCGGTGCGCCGGTTGGCGCCGCGAAGAGAAGAGCGTTTTCGGTTTTATTCCCTGGCCGCCCATGTGGGCGAGGGGACCGGCGACCCCGACGAGTTCATCCGCTGGTCGCAACGCGATTCGTGGCTGGAGAAGAACCGCTGGCTGCCGGTTTGGGCGAACACGTCCGCGGTGGCGGCGACCGTTTCCGTCCTGGTGCTGATCGCCTCACGGATCGGCGTGGTCCCGACGTCGGTCGCACAGATTGCACTCGCCGTGGCGATCGGCTTGGTCGTGATCAACGCCGTGATCACGACCGTCATGCTGGGGCCGGTGCATCAGATCTTTTCGATCGCCATGGCCAGTCGTCAATCGGTCGACGCGTATCGCGAACTGTTCTCCGCTGCCGAATGGCTCGAAGGCGAAGCGGACGGCAGATCGAAAGGGCATTCGCCGGGAGATCGGCTGGGCCATCTGCATCACGTGCTGTTGGATGACCCGGAACAATCCGCGCGTCTCGGGATGCATGCCCTCGCACGCGTCGCATCGCTCGGATCGTTGCGATCGTCCGCGTCCACGTTCCTGCTTTATCTACCGCTCCAGGCCCTCGCCTTGTGGGACATTCGAGTCCTGCAAAAACTGGAAGCCTGGCAGAAAACCTATTCTGAATCGGTGCCGCGTTGGTTTGACGCGTTCGGCGAACTGGAAGCCCTGATGTCGCTGGCGGCGGTTTACGATGAAAACCCCGATTGGGTCTTTCCCGACTGGACCGACGCCGGCGCGGATGAACTCCAATCGGCGGTGTTCCGATCCGTCGGGCTCGGGCACCCGTTGCTGCCCAATGACAGTCGCGTTTGCAACGACGTTACGGTCGGTCCGGCCGGCACGGTGCTGCTGGTCACCGGCAGCAACATGTCGGGCAAGAGCACGATGCTGCGGAGCGTCGGATTGAATGTCGCCTTGGCCGGCGCCGGGGCGCCGGTGTGTGCGACGGCACTGAGTTTGCCATCGACCGAATTGGCGACCAGCATTCGTGTCCGTGATAACTTGGCCGAAGGCGTTTCGTTCTACATGGCGGAACTGCATCGGCTCAAAGGGGTCGTCGATCGTGCCCGGGCGATGGCTTCCAACAAAGGCTGTGTCTCGTTGTTTCTGCTCGACGAGATCTTGCAGGGAACCAATTCGCGCGAACGCCAGATTGCCGTCACCCAGGTCTTGCGTCATCTGATCGAGTGTGGCGCGATCGGTGCGATCAGCACGCACGATTTGGAGCTCGCCGATGAACCGGAGTTGCAAGCGGTATCGGAGATCGTGCACTTTCGCGAGACGATCACTCCGGATGCTTCGGGCAACGAACAGATGACGTTTGACTATCAGATGCATTCCGGCGTCAGCCCCACGACCAACGCGTTGCGTCTGTTGGAGATCGTCGGGTTGGGATCAAGCGACTGA
- a CDS encoding glutamine synthetase III family protein — protein MSTAFANPVETGPSKGAAGGSSSSSGGSTPRRTAVAAVINRISSPQTIEFVDVPAQEYYSANVFTKSVMKDRLPKSVFKSLIRTIDSGEKLDPEIADVVASAIKDWAMEKGATHYAHVFYPLTGATAEKHDSFLSPTSDGGTLSEFSGKQLCQGEPDGSSFPSGGIRVTSQARGYTIWDVTSPAYILENPNGTTLCIPTAFVSWTGEALDKKTPVLRSMQALNKQAQRILNIFGHDDGAFVASTAGPEQEYFLVDRNFYYARPDLLNAGRTLFGAKPPKGQEFDDHYFGAIPERVLAFMCEAERELFKLGIPVKTRHNEVAPGQFEVAPVFESANVAADHQQLMMLTLRKTAEKYGMACLMHEKPFAGVNGSGKHVNWSLGSSSQGNLLDPGDTPHDNAQFLVFCAAIIRAVYKHQGLLRAVVASAGNDHRLGANEAPPAIISIFLGDQLTDVFEQIKAGGANSSLPSGTLEVGVDVLPPLPKDAGDRNRTSPFAFTGNRFEFRAVGSNQSISGPLVAMNTIIADSVDYCATKLEEAVAKNPDGLNAAIQTLLSDIIAECSPIIFNGDGYSEEWHKEAEKRGLLNLKTTADALPQLATPETIEMFSKYGVLSERELESRLETYQEQYCMTVSVEATLALSIARTLIFPAAIRYQNELASTCANLKAVGYDFDTDTLDSMTQLVKSLQEGIATLEHAINDVSATTPDDECRHCCDAILPSMLALRETVDKLEEVVADDIWPLPTYQEMLFIK, from the coding sequence ATGAGCACAGCATTTGCCAATCCAGTTGAAACCGGTCCCTCCAAAGGTGCCGCCGGCGGCTCCAGTTCGAGCAGCGGCGGATCGACTCCGCGACGAACCGCCGTGGCTGCGGTCATCAATCGAATCTCCAGCCCGCAAACGATCGAGTTCGTCGATGTTCCGGCCCAGGAGTATTATTCGGCCAACGTGTTCACCAAGTCGGTGATGAAAGATCGTTTGCCAAAAAGCGTCTTCAAGTCGTTGATTCGCACGATCGATTCGGGCGAGAAACTGGATCCCGAAATTGCCGACGTGGTGGCATCGGCGATCAAAGATTGGGCGATGGAAAAAGGCGCGACGCACTACGCCCACGTGTTTTATCCGTTGACCGGCGCGACCGCCGAGAAGCACGACAGTTTTCTTTCGCCCACCTCCGACGGCGGCACCCTTTCCGAATTCAGCGGCAAGCAGCTTTGCCAAGGCGAACCGGACGGATCGAGTTTTCCCAGCGGCGGGATTCGAGTCACGTCTCAGGCCCGGGGCTACACGATTTGGGACGTCACCAGCCCGGCCTACATTTTAGAGAACCCCAACGGGACGACGTTGTGCATTCCGACGGCGTTTGTTTCTTGGACGGGCGAGGCACTGGACAAGAAGACGCCGGTGTTGCGTTCGATGCAGGCGCTCAACAAACAGGCCCAGCGGATCCTCAATATCTTCGGTCATGACGACGGCGCGTTCGTGGCATCGACGGCCGGCCCGGAACAGGAATACTTTCTGGTCGACCGCAACTTCTACTACGCACGCCCCGACTTGCTCAATGCCGGCAGGACGCTGTTCGGTGCCAAGCCGCCCAAGGGGCAGGAGTTCGACGACCACTATTTCGGCGCGATTCCCGAACGCGTGTTGGCGTTCATGTGCGAGGCCGAGCGTGAGCTGTTCAAGCTGGGGATTCCCGTCAAGACGCGTCACAATGAAGTCGCGCCGGGGCAGTTCGAAGTGGCACCGGTATTCGAATCGGCCAACGTCGCGGCGGATCACCAGCAATTGATGATGCTGACGCTGCGTAAGACGGCCGAGAAATACGGCATGGCGTGCCTGATGCACGAAAAACCCTTCGCCGGCGTGAACGGTTCGGGCAAGCACGTCAATTGGTCGTTGGGCAGTTCATCGCAAGGGAACCTGTTGGATCCGGGCGACACGCCGCACGACAACGCCCAGTTCTTGGTCTTTTGTGCCGCGATCATTCGCGCCGTCTACAAGCACCAGGGATTACTTCGGGCCGTCGTCGCCAGCGCCGGCAACGACCACCGTCTGGGCGCCAACGAAGCACCTCCGGCGATTATCTCCATTTTCCTCGGGGATCAATTGACCGATGTGTTTGAGCAGATCAAGGCCGGTGGTGCCAACAGTTCGCTGCCGTCCGGCACGCTGGAGGTCGGTGTCGATGTCTTGCCGCCGTTGCCCAAGGACGCCGGAGACCGCAACCGGACCAGTCCCTTTGCCTTCACCGGAAACCGTTTCGAGTTTCGTGCCGTCGGATCGAATCAATCGATCTCCGGACCGTTGGTCGCGATGAACACGATCATTGCCGATTCGGTCGACTACTGTGCGACGAAGCTGGAAGAAGCGGTCGCCAAAAACCCCGATGGACTCAACGCCGCCATCCAGACCTTGCTCTCGGACATCATCGCGGAGTGTTCTCCGATCATCTTTAACGGTGACGGCTATTCGGAAGAGTGGCACAAGGAGGCCGAAAAACGCGGGCTGCTGAATTTGAAAACCACGGCCGACGCGTTGCCGCAATTGGCAACGCCCGAGACCATCGAGATGTTCTCCAAGTACGGCGTGTTGTCCGAACGAGAGCTGGAAAGCCGTTTGGAAACGTACCAAGAACAGTACTGCATGACGGTCAGTGTCGAGGCCACTCTGGCACTGTCCATCGCCCGCACGCTGATTTTCCCGGCGGCGATTCGGTATCAAAACGAATTGGCATCGACGTGTGCCAACCTCAAAGCCGTCGGCTATGACTTTGACACCGACACCTTGGACTCGATGACCCAACTGGTCAAATCGCTTCAGGAAGGCATCGCCACGCTGGAGCATGCGATCAACGACGTCTCGGCCACCACGCCGGACGACGAGTGCCGGCACTGCTGTGACGCCATCTTGCCGTCGATGCTGGCCCTGCGCGAAACGGTCGACAAGCTGGAAGAAGTCGTCGCCGATGACATCTGGCCGCTGCCGACGTACCAGGAAATGCTGTTCATCAAGTGA
- a CDS encoding TonB-dependent receptor, whose translation MPNSYPIRPSVETLSTRQKALDVNLDSRRYGTFAEIGAGQEVVRWFFRVGAAAGTIAKSMSAYDMKVSDAIYGRASRYVCRERLQAMLDYEHALNLDRLRETRGDTTAFFAFADTVSARNFHGTNQCHGWMGIKFQAHPRDEDSQIIIHVRMLDNEAALQQEALGIVGVNLVYGATALNHEPELLVDSLLDGLTTSRIEIDMIEFSGIAFRHVDNRLMSLKLVELGLSGAAMFAANGEVLQPSEFFYRKAILVERGSFRPVCNVNLDMLRCAHEKFAELPRVEGKEIAQVMEITMNNLKSSGEIDLRDFLARADVIAACGMPVLISDYFEYYRLAAYLCGYTKEPIAITMGAASMKDLFDEKYYTKLQGGVLESFGRLFKNDLKVFCYPMEDRETGELVTSENFKTKSELQQLYDYIHNRGDIINLDNFDPSCLKIFSRDVLAQIKKGDSEWESKVPLPVAEVIKSKAYFGLPT comes from the coding sequence ATGCCAAACTCGTACCCCATCAGACCCTCGGTCGAAACCCTCAGCACTCGTCAAAAGGCGCTCGACGTGAACCTCGATTCGCGTCGCTATGGAACGTTCGCCGAAATCGGAGCCGGCCAGGAAGTGGTGCGGTGGTTCTTTCGCGTCGGCGCGGCTGCCGGAACGATCGCCAAAAGCATGTCGGCGTACGACATGAAGGTCAGCGATGCGATCTATGGACGCGCGTCGCGTTATGTCTGTCGCGAACGCTTGCAAGCGATGCTGGACTATGAACACGCCTTGAACCTGGATCGATTGCGTGAAACTCGTGGCGACACCACGGCGTTCTTTGCCTTTGCCGATACGGTCTCGGCGCGAAACTTTCACGGCACCAACCAATGCCACGGCTGGATGGGCATCAAATTCCAGGCACACCCGCGTGACGAAGACAGCCAAATCATCATCCATGTGCGGATGTTGGACAACGAAGCGGCGCTACAGCAGGAGGCACTCGGTATCGTCGGCGTCAATCTGGTCTACGGCGCCACGGCATTGAACCACGAACCTGAATTGTTGGTTGATTCTTTGCTGGACGGATTGACGACGTCCCGGATCGAGATCGACATGATCGAGTTTTCCGGGATCGCATTCCGACACGTCGACAACCGCCTGATGAGTCTCAAGCTGGTCGAACTCGGCCTCAGCGGCGCGGCGATGTTTGCCGCGAACGGCGAAGTGTTGCAACCGTCGGAGTTCTTCTATCGCAAAGCGATCCTGGTGGAACGGGGCAGCTTTCGACCGGTGTGCAACGTCAACCTGGACATGCTCCGCTGTGCCCACGAAAAGTTCGCCGAACTGCCGAGGGTCGAGGGCAAAGAAATTGCCCAGGTGATGGAAATCACGATGAACAACCTGAAGTCCTCCGGTGAAATCGACCTGCGAGATTTTCTCGCCCGGGCCGACGTCATCGCCGCCTGTGGCATGCCCGTCTTGATCTCCGATTACTTCGAATATTACCGTCTGGCGGCGTATTTGTGCGGCTACACCAAGGAACCGATCGCGATCACGATGGGTGCGGCAAGCATGAAGGACTTGTTTGATGAAAAGTACTACACCAAACTGCAGGGCGGCGTACTCGAATCATTCGGCAGACTGTTCAAGAATGACTTGAAGGTCTTTTGCTATCCGATGGAAGATCGCGAGACCGGCGAACTGGTGACCAGCGAGAATTTCAAGACGAAATCCGAACTGCAGCAATTGTACGACTACATTCACAACCGGGGCGACATCATCAACCTGGACAATTTCGATCCGTCCTGTTTGAAGATCTTCTCACGCGATGTGCTGGCGCAGATCAAGAAAGGGGACTCCGAATGGGAGTCCAAGGTTCCGCTGCCGGTTGCCGAAGTGATCAAGTCCAAGGCGTACTTCGGGCTGCCGACCTAG
- a CDS encoding outer membrane protein assembly factor BamB family protein — MEWRGSPGPQPPFPFLDGLVADFGGEVPTWGFSVPPLVVGDRVVVAPGSADASLAALSLESGATLWKTKGHAPAYAPFIYGSFGGREQVIGYDSPGLGGWDLTTGRRLWELIPPEKSDFHVGTPVPFQDGVLLATENNAMRWYRFKDDGQIDPQPVWHNLDCAPDTCTPVVVDLEDASRVFCTAYGELFCIDGSNQLETLWSEADERFYDHTCLIAGNGRVLLWGSECDLLLLDATADGLAIVSQWRPMQGEHPESMSHPAIVGDRLYLRSQFELICIQLSSREP; from the coding sequence ATGGAATGGCGGGGCTCGCCCGGACCGCAGCCCCCGTTTCCTTTTCTCGATGGTTTGGTTGCCGATTTCGGCGGCGAAGTTCCGACCTGGGGATTCAGCGTGCCGCCACTGGTCGTCGGTGATCGGGTCGTGGTGGCACCCGGCAGCGCGGACGCGTCGCTGGCCGCGTTGAGTTTGGAATCCGGCGCCACGCTTTGGAAAACGAAAGGGCACGCACCGGCTTACGCGCCGTTTATTTACGGATCGTTTGGCGGCCGCGAACAGGTCATCGGCTACGATTCGCCGGGACTGGGCGGATGGGATCTGACGACGGGGCGACGTCTCTGGGAACTGATTCCGCCGGAAAAGAGTGACTTCCATGTCGGAACGCCGGTTCCCTTTCAAGACGGCGTTTTGCTGGCGACCGAAAACAATGCGATGCGCTGGTATCGGTTCAAAGACGATGGACAGATCGATCCGCAACCGGTTTGGCACAATTTGGATTGCGCTCCCGACACCTGCACACCGGTGGTGGTCGACTTGGAGGACGCGTCGCGTGTTTTTTGTACGGCGTATGGAGAATTGTTCTGCATCGACGGATCCAATCAGCTGGAAACGTTGTGGAGTGAAGCCGATGAACGATTTTACGATCACACGTGTTTGATCGCCGGCAACGGACGCGTGCTGTTGTGGGGATCCGAGTGTGATCTCTTGCTGCTCGACGCAACCGCCGACGGGTTGGCGATCGTTTCCCAGTGGCGGCCCATGCAAGGCGAGCACCCCGAAAGCATGTCGCATCCGGCGATCGTGGGCGATCGTCTGTACTTGCGCAGCCAATTCGAATTGATCTGTATTCAACTTTCTTCACGTGAACCTTGA
- a CDS encoding NHL repeat-containing protein yields MNRTTKHGENRRGFLKGSACNATALAVAGVAGATESAGATETIQPTPREVKRVPIDCPSPRRIAAAADQTVFVAAGNSVHRVDHDGKVLWQSQFSRPVRCLCVDRQSLFVGVRDRVIRFELSSFDSQPLPSLGAGCLVGDIVKQGDRLMATDVTASRLWQLDLDSAVDHWRAVENVDRAIHVAGRIASSSQGGLAITDPARHRVVMTDQRGRRLGVWGKRSRQIDGFQGCCNPMATVELADGSWVTAEAGQVRIKRFDSNGQFLQQLAGPESIESPAVLDREDPDLKCGVGGIDLALSSDNHLWVLHAAARELILYRMT; encoded by the coding sequence ATGAACCGAACGACGAAGCACGGCGAGAATCGTCGCGGATTCCTGAAGGGGTCCGCCTGTAACGCAACCGCGTTGGCCGTTGCGGGTGTGGCTGGGGCGACCGAAAGTGCTGGGGCGACCGAGACGATTCAGCCGACGCCGCGTGAAGTGAAACGGGTGCCGATCGATTGCCCGTCGCCGCGGCGCATCGCCGCCGCTGCCGATCAGACGGTCTTTGTCGCGGCCGGTAATTCTGTGCATCGAGTCGATCATGACGGCAAGGTGTTGTGGCAGTCCCAGTTTTCGAGACCCGTCCGGTGCCTGTGTGTGGATCGACAAAGTCTGTTTGTCGGTGTCAGGGACCGTGTGATTCGGTTTGAACTTTCGTCGTTCGATTCACAGCCCCTGCCGTCGCTCGGGGCGGGATGTCTGGTCGGTGACATCGTCAAGCAAGGGGATCGCTTGATGGCGACCGACGTGACGGCGTCGCGTCTGTGGCAACTGGATCTCGATTCCGCCGTCGATCATTGGCGTGCCGTCGAAAACGTCGACCGGGCAATCCATGTAGCCGGCCGCATCGCATCTTCCTCGCAAGGCGGACTGGCGATCACGGATCCGGCACGCCATCGCGTGGTGATGACCGACCAGCGTGGCAGGCGTCTTGGAGTCTGGGGAAAACGTTCTCGTCAGATCGATGGGTTCCAGGGTTGCTGCAATCCGATGGCCACGGTCGAGCTTGCCGACGGCAGCTGGGTCACGGCCGAGGCCGGTCAAGTGCGCATCAAGCGATTCGACTCCAACGGCCAATTCCTCCAGCAGCTCGCCGGACCGGAATCGATCGAGTCCCCGGCTGTCTTGGATCGAGAGGACCCGGATTTGAAGTGCGGGGTCGGTGGGATTGATTTGGCGTTGTCCAGCGACAACCATCTTTGGGTTCTGCACGCCGCGGCGCGGGAATTGATTCTCTATCGAATGACTTAG